One Streptomyces sp. P9-A2 DNA window includes the following coding sequences:
- a CDS encoding glycine--tRNA ligase, which yields MAADKIDTIVSLSKRRGFVFPCSEIYGGQRAAWDYGPLGVELKENLKRQWWRYMVTSREDVVGIDSSVILAPEVWVASGHVATFSDPLTECTACHKRFRADHLEEAYEEKKGRAPENGLADINCPNCGNKGQFTEPKQFSGLLSTHLGPTQDSGSVAYLRPETAQGIFTNFAQVQTTSRRKPPFGIAQIGKSFRNEITPGNFIFRTREFEQMEMEFFVKPGEDEQWQEYWMEQRWNWYTGLGMREENMRWYDHPKEKLSHYSKRTADIEYRFQFGGSEWGELEGVANRTDYDLGAHSKASGQDLSYFDQEAGERWTPYVIEPAAGLGRAMLAFLIDAYVEDEAPNAKGKLEKRTVLRLDPRLAPVKVAVLPLSRNPELSPKAKGLAQALRQNWNIEFDDAGAIGRRYRRQDEIGTPFCVTVDFDTLEDNAVTVRERDTMKQERVSLDQIEGYLASRLVGC from the coding sequence GTGGCCGCCGACAAGATCGACACCATCGTCAGCCTGAGCAAGCGCCGAGGCTTCGTATTCCCCTGCAGTGAGATCTACGGCGGCCAGCGTGCCGCCTGGGACTACGGGCCGTTGGGTGTCGAGCTCAAGGAGAACCTCAAGCGCCAGTGGTGGCGCTACATGGTGACGTCGCGTGAGGACGTCGTGGGGATCGACTCGTCGGTGATCCTGGCCCCCGAGGTGTGGGTCGCCTCCGGTCACGTCGCCACCTTCTCGGACCCGCTCACCGAATGCACCGCCTGTCACAAGCGGTTCCGCGCGGACCACCTGGAAGAGGCGTACGAGGAGAAGAAGGGCCGCGCCCCGGAGAACGGCCTCGCCGACATCAACTGCCCCAACTGCGGCAACAAGGGCCAGTTCACCGAGCCCAAGCAGTTCTCGGGCCTGCTCTCCACCCACCTCGGCCCGACGCAGGACTCCGGCTCCGTCGCCTACCTGCGCCCCGAGACCGCCCAGGGCATCTTCACCAACTTCGCCCAGGTGCAGACCACCTCGCGCCGCAAGCCGCCGTTCGGCATCGCCCAGATCGGCAAGTCCTTCCGCAACGAGATCACGCCCGGCAACTTCATCTTCCGCACCCGCGAGTTCGAGCAGATGGAGATGGAGTTCTTCGTCAAGCCGGGCGAGGACGAGCAGTGGCAGGAATACTGGATGGAGCAGCGCTGGAACTGGTACACCGGTCTCGGCATGCGCGAGGAGAACATGCGGTGGTACGACCACCCGAAGGAGAAGCTCTCCCACTACTCCAAGCGCACCGCCGACATCGAGTACCGCTTCCAGTTCGGCGGCAGTGAGTGGGGCGAGCTCGAGGGCGTCGCCAACCGCACCGACTACGACCTCGGCGCCCACTCCAAGGCCTCCGGCCAGGACCTCTCCTACTTCGACCAGGAGGCCGGCGAGCGCTGGACTCCGTACGTCATCGAGCCGGCGGCCGGTCTCGGCCGGGCGATGCTCGCCTTCCTGATCGACGCCTACGTCGAGGACGAGGCGCCCAACGCCAAGGGCAAGCTGGAGAAGCGCACGGTGCTGCGCCTCGACCCGCGCCTGGCCCCGGTGAAGGTCGCGGTGCTCCCGCTCTCCCGCAACCCGGAGCTGTCGCCGAAGGCCAAGGGCCTCGCCCAGGCGCTGCGGCAGAACTGGAACATCGAGTTCGACGACGCCGGTGCCATCGGCCGCCGCTACCGCCGCCAGGACGAGATCGGTACGCCGTTCTGCGTCACGGTCGACTTCGACACGCTCGAGGACAACGCGGTGACCGTGCGCGAGCGCGACACCATGAAGCAGGAGCGGGTCTCCCTCGACCAGATCGAGGGCTACCTCGCGAGCCGCCTGGTCGGCTGCTGA